agtagtagtagtagtagtagcagcagtagaagtagtagtagtagtagtagcagtagtaatagtagtagcagtagaagtagcagtagaagtagcagtagtagtagcagcagtagaagtaatagtaatagtagcagtagtagcagtagaagtagtagtagcagtagaagtagcagtagaagtagcagtagtagtataagtagcagtagtagtagcagtagtagttgtagtagtaattgattgattgatttttctaGGCTACAGTTTAAATGGTTCTCAAACTATATTTCTTATCATTTAAATCAGACAGCAGTGAGAtcaggtgagagaggaagaagaagaggaggaggaagaagaagaggaggaggaagaggaagaggaggaggaggtgggacatggttcttcttcttctcctctttcggTCCAGGTTGAGTAAACAGACAGCATTGATTTAATATGTTTCCACTCAGACAGGCTGGAGTGTCGTCCATCTGATTCAGTTACTGAGAggaccgtctctctctctctctctctctctctctcgctctctctctctctttctttcacacacacacacacacacacacacacacactcacacacacctatctCCACCTCCTTACATTTTAAATCTACATTTATCCTGATGCTGTTAGCCAGAGTCTTCCACTGAcgtcaacagtagaataataaatcagttcctagatcaacaacaacacaagcAACCAGTcgtgaggaggtcaaaggtcagaggacgaaaggatggatggatgtgtgtgtgtgtgtgtgtgtcagtttttattctattctattctgtgttgtcctcttcagttcagttctgctcTATTCCATTATGTTTTGTCCTGTTCTTttgtgttctattctattctattctattgacTTCTGCCCTATTGTACtgcattgtattgtactgtactgtattctaTTCTGTGTCATACTTGCAGTAAATCTGAATAGAAAACCCCATTAAACTCTTCCACCATCTGTTGTgactccctccatctttcctgaGGAAACAAACCTCCTTTCTCCATCGATagagagatgatggagggatgaataaagagatggagggatgaatacACAGATGGAGGAATGTATAGAGATGAAGGAATGGATAGAAAGATGGAGGTatgatggatggacggatgtaTAGGGATGAAATATGTatagagagatgaagggatggataGAGATGTGGagagatgatggagggatgtatagaggaatggagagagagatggagggatgtatagagaaatagagagatgtatagacagaagaagagatgaaggagggatgaacagagggatggagggatgaaaagacagatgagagagagatggagggatggaatgATGTATACAGAAATGGAGAGATGATGGAGATGACAGAGGGATGaatagagagatgaagggatgatgGGATGTatagacagatggagggatagatggatgaataaaggCATGTATAGCCACATGAatagggatggagggatgaatagacatatagagagagatggagggatgaatagAAAGATGGCGAGATGTGTAGACATGTAGGggtgaaggagggatggatggataaatagagatggagggatgaatagAGGGGCGGAGGAATGATGAagggatgatggagggatggaaagagataaagagatgaaTAGAGATGTGTAGAGAGATAAAAGGATGAATGGAGAGATGtatagatggatggagggatgaatagacagatggagagagagagatggagggatgaatagAGAGATGAATCACCCTTCCATCTCTCTATTCATCCCTCGAACTCTCTCTCCAAATATACAGGATATatagaaagatggagggatgacggagggatgaaaataaatgaaaggaTGTATAGAGAtggtggagggatggaaagagggatgtatggagggatagagggatgtatagagaaataaagagatgtATAggcagatggagggatgatggagggatgaatagAGATgtatagagagatggagggatggagagagaggtggagagagagatggagggatgcaCAGAAGGATGAGGGATGAATAGAGGTGGAAGGATGAATAGAGGCATGTATAGACAGATGGGGGATGATGGAAGAATGGAGGAATGGAAGGATGACGGAGGGATGAATAGTGATAGACAGATGTATaaagagatgaagggatgatgGAAGGATGAAgaagggatggaaggatgaCGGAGGGATGAATAGTGTTAGAGAGATGtataaagagatggagggatgatggaaggacgaaggagggatagaaggatgatggagggatgaatagTGATAGAGAGATGTATAAAGAGATGAGGGATGATGGAaggatgaaggagggatggagggatgaatagagatagagagatgtgtagagagatggagggatgatggaaggatgaaagagggatggaaggatgacAGAGGGATGAATAGTGATAGAGAGATGTATaaagagatgaagggatgatggaaggatgaaggagggatagaaggaTGACGGAGGGATGAATAGTGTTAGAGAGATGtataaagagatggagggatgatggaaggatgaaggagggatggagggatgaatagTGATAGAGAGATGTataaagagatagagggatgatggaaggatgaaggagggatggagggatgaatagagatagagagatgtgtagagagatggagggatgatggaatgatgaaggagggatagaaggatgatggagggatgaatagTGATAGAGAGATGTATAAAGAGATGAGGGATGATGGAaggatgaaggagggatggaaggatgaatagagatagagagatgtataaagaaatggaggaatgatggaaggatgaaggagggatggaaggatgatggagggatgaatagagatagagagatgtataaagagatggagggatgatagAAGGacgaaggagggatggaaggatgacGGAGGGATGAAGTGATAGAGAGATGTATAAAGAGATGCAGGGATGATGGAaggatgaaggagggatggaagaatgaCAGAGGGATGAATAGAGATATATACGGATGTATAGAGAGATGAGGGATGATGGAAGGATgaaggagtgatggagggatgaatagagatagagagatgtgtagagagatggagggatgacgGAAGGAtgaaagagggatggaagaatgACAGAGGGATgaatagagagatggaggaatgaATAGACAGATGTATAGAAGGACAGAAAGATTTATACGGAAATGGATAGATGACGGAGGCGTGTATAGAGAGGTAGAAGGgatgaaaagagggagggatgtgtggagaaatagagggatggatagacagatggagggatgacggaggaaggagggatgaaggagggatggagggaattCCCTGTTGCGTGCAGCAGgttttcctcctcatcatcactacagtccagcagcagcttcttCATATAAACACTCAACTCACTTCCATTATATTAAACCATTATATCCCTATATATTCCTATTAAACCATTACATTTCTATTAAACCATTACATTTCTATTAAACCATTACATTCCTATTAAACCATTACATTTCTATTAAACCATTACATTTCTATTAAACCATTACATTCCTATTAAACCATTATATTCCTATATATTCCTATTAAACCATTACATTTCTATTAAACCATTACATTCCTATTAAACCATTATATTCCTATATATTCCTATTAAACCATTACATTTCTATTAAACCATTACATTTCTATTAAACCATTACATTCCTATTAAACCATTATATTCCTATTAAACCATTACATTTCTATTAAACCATTACATTTCTATTAAACCATTACATTTCTATTAAACCATTACATTCCTATTAAACCACAGAAGAAAAACCCCAAACCTCCGGCTCGTTGCGTAATATTAACACACAATattaaaacacagatgattactAGCTGATTTTCAACACTAGCCGATGTAACGATACGATATATACAATATTACCGGTTTCAACCTGATAAAAAAGAGCGGGGTGAGTCTTTAATTAAGCTAAAACCAGAAAGGAAATAAGTGTTTTCACGTCTAAAACGTCTTAtatcggaacaaaaacaaggCAGACCCGATTCCCAGCGGGCTGTAGCTGAAGACAGAGCCATAAAAACAGTGAGAGTCAGAATTAAAATTAGACACTACATCAGAGATGTAGTGGAAGGAAAAAACCCGCCTGAATTCAGTTTAGACGCCTTTTTGAATGGAGAAATTGAGTTTATCCACGTTTTTCTAGCCTCACATCAAGCTTTATGATGGAAATTTACAGTGTTTATCATGGTAAGTAGTGTGAGAATGATGTAAGTTGTGTGACTGTGGGGTGTTTTGAGGAGGGAAAAGCATCAATTCatgctttattttgaaaatataactgCTGAAGTGCTGAATTGTTTCACAGAAGCTCAATTTACAGCAATATAACGGCATTCCCCGCTTGTGTTTTACTCCAAACCAAACGGACATAACTGGAATAACTGGAATATTGTCAGAATAATAGAAAATAATCTCTATTTTCTCCGATCAGCATAGAAAACAGGACGGTCTCTTCTTACCTGGGTGGCTTTATGAAACTGCTTTTTCAACCCCGCGACAGACATTCCTGcgtttggaaaaaacaaaaaaaacaaaatattacaaataaaTGCGTCCAAGCTCGTGAAAAAACGGCGGTAAATCCTCCAAGGAGAACGGCTTTGAAAAACGTTGATATTGTCCGTTTTGTTctttgatgaatttgggtgttttctttttttttttttttttttttaaaccgaTGGGAAATATGCAAAGATGAGACCGACCAGACCAGATCTATCTATTTTCAGtctgagagcgagagagagagagagagagagagagagagagagagagagagagagagagggagagagggaacgaaGATCGTCTATTGAGAGGATGAATCACTCCATGGTAAACAAGTCCAGATTCTGTTCAGTCCCACTGTGCTTTTGTAGTGAAGAGGTGTACAGTTGTAGTTTCTGGAAACAAgaggaggattgtgggagttgtagGCTAATAATGAGCagcattttcatctaaataacTCTGTAggagtgatccaacctatattcagttcataaagcttctccactgtctgctctaaacagccggtgtctggtagctctttcctgggaaaaatcctctgctgcacaggaagtgatgcgttttatgtttccggtttgtttggaataaacagaagaagaagaactgggtagtcagcatgagcagcgatagccgccatggctgaacagacaaagaaaagagaaactcaaactgcatcaacagaaaatccaagctccgcccacactgtttgattgacaggtgatctgtgggaagagcagtgcagaaacaccacagtgaggctgagggacaaagatggaggccGAAAATGAAGTCGTTttactcaaaaactacaaaaaaaaacaaaacacaaatttatAGCTCTGGAGGTTAACAACActttcaacctttttttttttttttttttttttacagatataGATATGTAATTTCCATTAACGCCAATACAGATTCTGGTCCACTGTGCTTCCTTATGACGTTTCAGTGCTTCGAAATAAAGGCTGAGTGAGACCTCTTTGCTTTTTCCTCACTCTCAgggaaactcaaacttcacgCCTTCTGTTAAAAACATCCAAGCTTTATTTGGACcaaattttaaaataaagcCAAACCAAATTGTCACAGTCCAGCActacagttttcatttttgggaTGAGTATAGTTCCCCTTTTGAGGAAAAACAGCTTGGATTCAGGCCTGCTTCAGATGTGTTGCTACGGCAACGGCTACGCTTACCTCTGCTCGACTCTAAACAGGAGGAGCAGGGCGCATGCGTGGACGGTAACGCCCACTTTCTTGCAGACCGCAAAAAACGGCGGGCCACTAGACTGGTGGCGCATCTCAAGCATAGACGATCTTtggtgacagagagggagggagcgccTGACACGCTGCCACGTTTTCTGTGACGTAGCCGCGCCGCCCACAGCCCCGGAGCACGAGACTCGGGGCTGTGTTGCTGTCCGCACAGCTCCgcgtgggggagagagagcgagagagagagagagagagagagagagagagagagagagagagagagagagagagagagatagagaacgagtgagagagggagagagagagagagagagagatagagaacgagtgtgagagagagagagacagagagagagagagagagagagagagagaacgagtgagaaagagagagagagagagagagagagagagattggggttcagtggttcagcaccatggacagagcACAGCGGATGTAACAGCAGATCACGTGTCTCTGTCGCCCCCTAGTGACGAAATGAAGTtatgacaagaatacaataaaGATATAAAATGAAACATTAATGGTCAGTGGttgaaaaagtactcaaatcctttccTTATGTATTCTAGaaaaatactataataataataagtaaaagCTCTGCGTTCAAAATTGTACTAAAAGCAcagagggggagatagagagaaagagagagagaaagagagagaaagagagagagagagagagagagacattgggTTTAACTggttcagcaccatggacagagcATGAACAGGAACTGGTTCACAGCAGGTTATTTGTTTCTGTCGCCCTCAAGTGGCGAATTGAAGTCATGACATGaataaagaaagacagaagaagaaaaccaAATAGACTCTTAACAAATGACAGTAGATTGTCatattgttttctttccttGATGAAActattgaaaatgttttttgttgttgttttttaatagaAAATGTGCATATTGTTCAATAAGAGCAGGGAACACAGGGACTTTTagatattttttaatatatctAAAGTAAATTACATTCATTTACAGATATGACACAATCAGTTAGATAAAAGgtacaaataattaaaaaatgaaatatagaaATATCCAACATGAAAATATGGAATAACAGTAAAATGACATTTCTTTAATTATGAaactggataagagcgtcagatACATTTCcacagtgtaaaatgtaaagtaaatgtACGAGACAGGCAAtttagtgatgatgatgatgatgatgatgatgatgatgatgtgtgtgtgtgtgcgtgtgtgtgtgtgcatgtgtgtgtgtgtgtgtgtgtgtgtgtgtgtgtgtgtgtggttttgtcatCTATTTCTCCACGATGTCAGCATGGCGtctgtcctcctcttcatcaggCTGAGCTGCCGGAACAcgaatagaacagaataaaaataaataataaaaacggaataaaataacaatagaaACTAATAGAATAGAGTAAGACTGAACacaacagaggaggacagaacaaaatagaaattgcacgtgcacaaacacacacacacacacacacacacacacacacacacacactctgacctaTACACAATGGAATTGTTGTGTTAATTAATGTTAAACGTAATGGTTATTTTttgagatgaatcgtgaccataaaacatttggagcaaaaaaaaaaaaattggaaaatggggaaaaaaaagcaaaaaagaaactttgcctctttttctgttttccatttttttttgctctgaatcaaatgttttatggtcacgattcatctcgtagttggttggcttggttccaggcttaaaactctttatataaggattttctgaaacgtcaatggaggaatgaatgggaaattcacttcctggaaccggagccgttcaaaagtgggcggtcactgttgagctctatagCAGGCGGCGCGCGCTCAGTCTCGCGCTACCTGCTCATGGCGGCGCTTGTACATCCCAACTTTTgccttcaaaacggcccttcacaaacctatgggtgacatcacactgactacgtccatttttttttatagtctATGGTTGACACTGTAATCCTTGATAAACGGAAAAACACCTGGACCGtaacaacatcaaaacaaatgaaacctcCTGAGGACTCACCGACCACCAGCTGAACAACAGACTCCTTCTTTCGGCTCTTTAATTTCGGGATGAAACACCTGTATTTCCCTTTGTCGGCGAGCGTCACGCTTGTTAGCTTGAGCGATATGTCGCCGTGTTTCAGGCCGTCTCTGAACAGGACGGTCCGTCCAGAGTAGGACGGGTTCTTCATGTCCAGCATCTCATGGCCGTGTCGGTACAGGTGCACGTATTCGGCCCGCAGGTCGGGCCTCGTCCACTCCACCGTCAGATCCTCCACGTCGAGCCGAGGTTCCACGTGACACGGTAGGATGATGTCGTCGCCAACGACGGCCACTATTGGCTGGAGTGAACCAATCACCTGAGGCTGACCTGTGGAAACTGGGATCAAAGGAGACAGGCTGGACTCTACTTCACTGTATGTTGAAATTACAGTTAGTTGTAGCATCTAGGGTTAGATTGATATATCAGGCCAACTTTGGCCTTTAAATAAAATTCTCTCTGATACGGAGGTTCCTCTctgcggaagaggattagggcatGATGGATTAGGGCATGTGTAGCGACTTTTGTGcaatttttgacctttaattatagcgccacccTCAGGCCGattataatcataaacacatcaaaatcaatagagttcttcctctaggggtcatcaatgtccataccaaatttgaaaagattcttataaaaactgttaAAGTTATTTAAAGCCTTTAAATAAAATTCTCTCTGATACGGAGGTTCCTCCctgcggaagaggattagggcatGATtaggaaaaatgtatttgaagtaTAGTCACCATGACTATAATTCCATAAAGTCACCATAAAAGTTTTGATaaagtcttccgttttcacaaatCGCAGCTTTTTGGAGCTGGGAGCCACAGCCAATGCTCCACGCTGACGCGACCTGTGCCTGCGTCAGCGTAGAGTCAAAACTTTATGGGGGCGTGAACATGGCACTACGCCCCAGGACACTCAGTGTAAGTTTGAGCCCCCAAGGAGCAGAAGTCTGGAAGGCGACGCTAGATGAGTCATTCcacaaatggaagaaaatgtGCGTCCCTTACAGAAAGACAACAGAATTGCAGTAAAaacattacatatttttttaatcaataacATGTTTTAAATGATTAAGGTATAATCTTTCATAATTTGGggtcaaaaacaacaaaaatattattcTACAGATGCCTTAAGAGATTTACTTTGAACACTGACTTTCACATGTCCCCAGGTCCATTTATGCAACTTCTGATTGAAAAATgtatgattgtttttttcatttaatctccCGTTCTGTCTCTTTAAAATATCCTAACACTCATCAAATGAGATGATTCACAGGAAGTTACATCACTTGGATCTCCTAGGAGATGGTGGAATGAAAGATAATCTCTCTCAGCATTCCAATTGTTTTCTTCTTTATGGCTAGGGTTGTTTAGCTAAACTCATCGACCCTGTCATCAACACCTACTTTAATTAATCATAGATAAAGAGGAAACGTATTAAATTTtcaaacataacaaaatatatgaaatTTATAAAAACATGGGCCACCATGTGGTCGAATGGCTCTCAACACAAGTgcaagggtatatccccgaaatttcacaattatattggttgtatgtcccaactatttttatttcgccaaataatacaatttttacTTCTGGGCtaatcttaataataataaagcttgCATGCCGTAACTATTTTTATATCACAAATTTATAGTTAACCAGTTAattattactcctaaacactccaTAATGtatggatataatcctctagggattgtctccccaataataaagggtatgtaccttaactatttttttttaacactcaataataaatttaactaaATATAGCTGCTAGCGGCAATGGCTGGTTCATGccagcagcagccagagctgaaacgtggaagtttgcattaagattactgtcagttttgtcatattaggctgttgagccatcaggccccAAGCTATCAAGTTGTGATACTGAACAATGTAATAGTAAGTTAAaaggtgtcaatatccaacttcgtattggctttactgtgtctagctgtacactcaaaatgctgctgttgggcaaaatccggtcggatctgtatggaaattggtgcacatgttccacataaaggttGGAACATGATTAGTTTCATAGCGATaggtgaaattctgtttgagttataagccaaaatgtcataggccacgcccactttcactaatgatgaccaaacttcagattttgactaaaCCCCAGTTTTTGGCTTCAAaatggcccttcagaaacctatgggtgacatcacactgactacgtccatcttttttttatagTCTATGGTTGACACTGTAATCCTTGATAAACGGAAAAACATCTGGACCGtaacaacatcaaaacaaatgaaacctcCTGAGGACTCACCGACCACCAGCTGAACAACAGACTCCTTCTTTCGGCTCTTTAATTTCGGGATGAAACACCTGTATTTCCCTTCGTCGGCGAGCGTCACGCTTGTTAGCTTGAGCGATATGTCGCCGTGTTTCAGGCCGTCTCTGAACAGGACGGTCCGTCCAGAGTAGGACGGGTTCTTCATGTCCAGCATCTCATGGCCGTGTCGGTACAGGTGCACGTATTCGGCCTGCAGGTCGGGCCTCGTCCACTCCACCGTCAGATCCTCCACGTCGAGCCGAGGTTCCACGTGACACGGTAGGATTACGTCGTCGCCAACGACGGCCACTATTGGCTGGGGTGAACCAATCACCTGAGGCTGACCTGTAGAAACTGGGATCAAAGGAGACAGGCTGGAATCTACTTCACTGTATGTTGAAATTACAGTTAGTTGTAGTatctagggttagactgatatatcaggccaaCTTTGGCCTTTAAATAAAATTCTCTCTGATACGGAGGTTCCTCTctgcggaagaggattagggcatGATGGATTAGGGCATGTGTAGCGACTTTTGTGcaatttttgacctttaattatagcgccaccatcaggccgattataatcataaacacatcaaaatcaatagagttcttcctctaggggtcatcaatgtccataccaaatttgaaaagattcttataaaaactgttaAAGTTATTGCGTTCACACGAAGGATCTGCGGCGGACGCGGCGGCGggtggggtgaatccataataaTGGCTGACCTAAGCTTCTTAAGTTTCGATTTCAAAACAGCAAGTGAGTCTGACGTCCTATAGTCTTCCTGGGTACCGATTCCACATGCGTGGGCGCGTAACGAAATATTTCGACGTTGCTGGGATGCCCAGGAAGGACGTCCAGCTGATGACCAGGTAACGTCCCGGACGTCAGCACAACGTTCATTTTGTAACTATTTCTGAATATTCACGTTAGCTAGCCAGGCTAACTAGCAAGCTAGGTGGACGTTAgcatagagctagctagctaagccagctaccTAACGTTAGTCCGATTAGCCCCGATAGAGGCGCCggtaaaaacaagggaaaatatactttttaagacaAGACGTAAGTCGCATaaactattattttttataatttaatgactATTCGAAAATTAAAAAATCATGACCCATCCCTACTTAATCCCAGATCAAATGTACATTGAAGGGCCTTGAATATTGTCTTCTGTGATTGTAATGTTATGTTGAACGTAACGTTATAtatctttgtgtcctgtcttaatttttgtcttttctgtgatgttgcaaatggagctgctgtgatgcaagaaaaacTTCAGACttgatctgacaataaagtattatcattatcatatcatcatcatcatcatcatcatcatcatcatcatcatcatcatctattGATCCAGCGACCCACGGGTTTAAAGGCTGGTGTAGTTTAAGCAATGTGAGAATACTTTCCAAGCCAATAAAgcgaatttgagagagagagagagagagagagagagaaaattttcacacacaccacaaacacaatGTTGTCCCTCAACTGAAATATAATCTCTGTGAATAGGTTATAGGTCTCTCCATCATAAGTTGAAATCCCCATCCCCCTGTTGCCGATCACCCTGTGCATcacacattaaacacattaaCCCTTCTCTTAACTAATATCTTTGTTACAGctttcttttattcttctctGTTTATCATTTGGCTTCTATGCCTtacatgtctgtttttatttattttactcttTTACGTCCCTTCTTAATCATTGTACCTGTTCTATCATTtcctctgtaaagcactttataaagttattattatcattattgttatcattattatatagTACTCACCTTCTGCTTTGGTTCCAGAGGATGTAAGTGTATTCAGGTCTGacaaacaggagagaggagagaaaaaaagacaaataaataaatattgctGTTTGGGATGTTAATCGATTTCTGTTGAGCTCCAAAAGCCTCTTACTGAaatgtgagagggagagagagagagggagagagagagatagagagagagaggtttactCACAGAATATCAGACATAACATGCTGATCTCCATCTTGCCtcgctgctctctgtctgtctgctcaccaCTTCCTCTAGGGGAAAAATAAACTTCACccttgtgggtcaaaatgaataagcaaaggttcaagagtcttccgtggattcttttattcagacatgcacggttcagttcagtgttccagacaagcagcaaagaagtgacaaagaaaggAGCGGAGAGGATTCACTTATATAGATTAGAGTAAACAAAACCGTAAATCTCGGCACAGAGCCAAACCCACTTTGCTCAAAGACAACCCACAGTTCGGGTTTCTTGACTTAAAGCCAAAAACCTCACCTAACATGGGACACACACGGAAACACGTATGGGTAGCATATACTATTGTCCACCGATAAGAACGCTCAAAACCACTCATGACCAAATATAGTggacatgcacacgcacatgcactgattacatcacTATGGTATGTAGGACAAAGGGCACTCCATTATGCAggacaaaggagaaaaggacagagtatattattaagaaaaaaagacagtattcatttcattttattcatttcacgTAATCTTCCCTCCCCTCATCCTGGTGACTGTAAATATAATTGTGTTCAATAAAGAGCTTTTGAAACTTACAGTAAAATTCACTGACTGTCTTTGCAATGGTCAATGCAAATAAAATGCACTGTTTTGTTCACAATCGTACTGTCGAGCaggttttcacattttttaacctttcttTGGCTAAGCACGCCTGTTCAgatgaacaaaaacaagaaatctgcattaacaacaaaacagaattgCAGACAAGCAACATAGAAATGCAGAAAAGCAGAAAGATATAAGCGAGATCACATCAAA
This region of Centroberyx gerrardi isolate f3 chromosome 23, fCenGer3.hap1.cur.20231027, whole genome shotgun sequence genomic DNA includes:
- the LOC139922547 gene encoding butyrophilin-like protein 2 — translated: MNVVLTSGTLPGHQLDVLPGHPSNVEIFRYAPTHVESVPRKTIGRQPQVIGSPQPIVAVVGDDVILPCHVEPRLDVEDLTVEWTRPDLQAEYVHLYRHGHEMLDMKNPSYSGRTVLFRDGLKHGDISLKLTSVTLADEGKYRCFIPKLKSRKKESVVQLVVGQPQVIGSLQPIVAVVGDDIILPCHVEPRLDVEDLTVEWTRPDLRAEYVHLYRHGHEMLDMKNPSYSGRTVLFRDGLKHGDISLKLTSVTLADKGKYRCFIPKLKSRKKESVVQLVVAQPDEEEDRRHADIVEK